gaagatttttaaattacgtaCCAGCACCATTCTTGCCTTCTTTGCCTTCCGAAGAACCTTCAACAACTTCAAAAACATCTTCACGTACAGCTAAATTCCTTCTTAACCATGTTGTTTGTTCTAAACATGCTCCAGCTATTTGTGAACATGATTCAATTAACTGgaattcaataatttaatatttattatatatagtaaaatatacataaaaaaaaaagaaactgtgaACTCTACGAATTACTTATTACCTTTGCAGATACATCTTGTAGGTctctaatatcttttttctcctgcATGGGAGGGCATTTTTGTACATATTCATTTAAGATTGctaataatagaaattgaGCAGGTGCTGTTAAGGATAAACCATCTTTCAATAAACCTAGTAATGATGCCCATGATTCAATAAGTGACTGTGAAGCATTACTTTGCATGTAAACATAGAGTAATTCTAACACAGAAACTTCTAATGAAAAATCTTGCTTAACACCATGAATCGGAGGTGGTGTCTTTACTACTTGATGTACTGTTTGAACTAATGTATCAATTGGTATAACACGTATGGCACTAACTAAATGTACCATTACTTGTTGATTTGGACAAGCCTCTGGGAgtacctacatatacatatatatttatataataccaTTAATtggcatatattttttaaaatttttaataaaattaaaatttaataaatataagaatactTAATATATACTCAGTACTCAAATAGAccaatataagaagaaaaattttaaacataCTGCAttcagaaatataataataacaatgtaaCTTTACCTTCTTTGAACTAGCAGTAGATTGTCGCCTTTCATGCCAAGCAACTGCAACTGCAGCAAGAAAATTTACTCCATGATGGAAAGATATAGGTGATAGAAGTTCTAATAGTTGATGCTTCACTATCCTTGGACTGCCAACTACACAAGTTGCTTGTTCActgcattaaaaataaaaacgataaaataaatattgatataatcataataaataattttgtataaatacgGATATTATACAAACTTGTCTTTTGTAGCTAAAACAGCTTGCCATAAAGTTGAAAGTGAAGCAATTATTCTTGGTAAATGACTTAATGCTGTTCTTCTTGCATGTTGATGTAATTCATTTGccccatttttttcttttgatgtAAGTTcctaaatatattaaattaatgatacaaatacaatttctattaaataatttattaaaatcacatgaaataattttatatatttatcttaccGACGAAAGCGGACTTGGCATAAAAACATGAATAAGATTACTAAAAATCTGTCCAGGATTCGCACCAGGTACACCAGTTTGCACAGTACCACTTAATGGTTGATTAAATGAGAAACCAATTTGTTGTGATGTATCCAGTAAACAATAATGAAGCAAAAATGTTAGTGCTTCTAAATGTGTTACTGTATAATCAGCAGGTAAGCAACATTCAACTGTGCTTATATCTTGCAACTTTGAAAGCAGAGTCGCTTCTTCACTGATATAATAAGAAGCTAAATGCTCAATATTATAACATAGTTGATGAATCACTGATGTTACTATGGATGTTAATGATGAGCCCATAAATGGCAGGCTAGATGTAACAAGAGTTGTCCAATGTTGATGCAGATGTCTCATATGTTCCTAAAGTAATATCATAattaagtgaaaaaaaaattttattctattacatATTAAGTAATATTCATCAGCATTTGTTACAAATGATATATAGGACAAACCAATTGTAATGCACTAAGAATGCTGTTAAGAAACATTGATTGTTGTGGTATTGGAATACCAGGTACATATTTCAAGCTATTAGCTGTTAAATTTGAAACAGATCGAGTTGGGGTACTTGGAATAGACGATGTCATAACACcaatttcttctcctttttgtaTGCTACATTGATGCTCTAACATTATCAAGGATAACAACAAcctaaaaaacaataatacagtataaaaaacaaatatattatatttcaaatgaatttttttaaaacactCTATTACCTTAAAAGTTGTATTTGAAAAGCTTCAGTATGGTCACTTGCTCTGTATttgcatttattaatttcattttctataattggatcattaaacgatattatttcttctgtGAATGTAAagatttcttcattttctttatttgcatTTTTCATACTCATCACACTTGATACAAGACAATGAAGTGCAACTTTTTGAACTTTGCATTTAGCGAGTAAATCTACTATATAGCAACTAAAACCTTTTCCAGAATCTCGTACAATATGAATTAGTTCAGAGAATATTAGAGTCAACAGTTCTGCACTTGCAAGTTGTAcctttaaagaaataaaaattaataaagtaattaatatatataatttcgtaatatatCATACTTACTTGTCGATTTCCAGAAATTTCTTCTTGTGTAAGTCTCATTTGTCCTAAATTAGGATAATAACTTCTAGCAAAATAAAGACAGACACTAATTAAAACCTCCAAATACATGCTGCTTCTGTAGGCTGCTATAAATTCTGTATAAGCTATATCACCATGAAAATTTCTTCCAAATACACTTTTTCTATGTCTAGCTAGTAAATTTAATAGTGTTGTATTTTTTGTGGCATTAGCGACACCAGTTGTTGCTGCACAACACAGAAACATTCTAGTATTTGTTATAAGTTCGTTTCTCAATGTACGTAAAGCATATAAGGTTCTTGTTGAATCATATACTCCACAATAAAGAAGCATATGAGAATGAAGATTGTGAACACCTACTCCAGAATTGCGATTTGCTTTCACATTATGTTGCATAACGTCATCCgcctacaaaaaaaatttcattgtaagaaaatatatattcaaaaggGTTAGTAATCTTAAATTACTTACATTCTTACTAGTTTCAACATCACATATTTGCATTACTCGATCAAGGACttcattcaatatttcttCCACAATACTGGTGGTACTAGAATTACTGAAATATTCTTCTGCAGTAGTACTTAAGTCAATATCACCTTCTTCGCCATCCATTGTCCAACTAGGAACTTCAGCACTTGTTTCAAAGCTTCCTACATCATGTACATCATAGCCTGTTGTAAATTCATTAGTACTTTGATATTTGCCTTTTAAAATAGTTCCCGCTACTTCTCTTGAACCACCTGATATCATAATATGTTCCTTTTTCGTCTTATTTTGCTTGTTGTTTATTTCTGGACTACTAGAATCAAAGCTGTTTGTAATAGAATCCAATGACGAGCCTATGTCgccattcattttttttaaagtatttttatcctttcctttGAGACTTGAATTTGCAGATTCGAAGAGACTTTCATCAAGACTAGCTGTAGAGCCTTTATCAAAATCTATTTTCCTAAATCTGGtagcattttttaatatttctgttgttaaatttgattttttcataCTGGAAAAAGAATCATCCTCTGTTAACGAATCATTTGAATTTTCGTTACAATTTATTGACAGAGGATTTACAAATACTGAAATTTTACGATTGCCAGAAATACTAGGTGGAACTTCTAATTCCTTCATAAACTGATTTCGTTCAGTAACATAATGGTTACAATTATCGCCAGTAGCTAACGTCGTAACAGCAAATATCCTTTTTACTTTCACAggatttatagatttttttttctttttttccttctttgattttttatcttcattcaTGCTATCGCTAACATGATATATAACATTACCATCTACAGAACTAATCGCATATATCTTAGCAGCACCTTCTGTATCATCTTGTATTTCAGATTTTTCTTCAACAGgatcattttttgttaaaacagTATTACTATGTTGTATACTAACATGAAGAACACTCATACGACATGTAGATGGATCTAATAACATAGTTAATAATGGATCCAATATACGGGAAATATCTCCTCGCATAAGTGAATGAAGAAGCCACGATTGTGCAAGTAATTTCAATGGTGAGTTATCTGATAATTGAAGATTATCTAACATTTTTAACAAGGACCTGAAATACATTTatctcgatattaaaaatttaatacaattattcaTGCTAAATAAAACGTgttcgatcaattttaatatttagaattataaaaattactccTTACTGGTCGAATGCTCGCAAGCAACCACGTAGTCTAGGATTTGTTTCAATTTCTCGTCCAAGGTGCCATAGGGTAGCAAATCTATTGAAtgcttctatctttttctccatgTTATCAGATGCAAGTGCAGATCCTATTACATCTTCAACAGCATCACAGGAATCATGCAAAGCATGATGCAATTCATGCATTAACTCAACACATCTCATCCTGTATTTATGAGCAGGTAATTCACCAAGATGATGCCACAAAGAATTTGCTAATACcttaaatcaaaatatacttaaataataataatttattatttcattaaataatcaaaGTAATGCTTACCTGAAATACATTGGTATACTGTATTAAATAAGTTATATGCCATTGTTTTAATAATGGTATCATAACTACAGTCGTTACACCTTCTCCACTTTTtggatatatttctatatcactGTGCGCCTTTAACAATGCTATTAAATCTAGCAATGTTGCAATACTTGTTAATTGTAATGTTGGTTGTTTTCCTAGCCAGCAAGCACAAACAATTAAGACCTTTAACCAATCAGGAAGGACAATTGCTCCTTTTGGTTCATCTTCCAGCAATAGACCATCtccagaaagaaaatattttggaaaagTTGATAATTCAACAAGTAAAGTTGATGCAATTTTAACAGATTCTTCCCATTCGGATTGAGCTATTGTATCAGTATATGAGTGAAGAACGTCAAAACATTTAATGTCTTCAACAACAGATACATCTTGACTGAAGAACCCAGAATCTTCTAAATTTAATCTAGAGTTCAATAGAAGTTCTAAATAATGCATTCTTTCATTAAAACTTTCTCTAGgacaagaaattaataaactatCAAACATATTCTGTACAGTCTTTTCTTTAGCAAGTACTCTGTTACTAATTAATTtgacataaaaaattttatattgacgTAAACATTTTTCCAGCATCGAATGTTGAGCTTGAAATGCTGAAGACGTTTCtcttattaaagaatttatagAATCCATATAATTGTACACAGaattatgttttaatattgttgatttttcttccgacgcatttttctctgtttcttcagAATCTGTCTGTATATTTTccatacttttatttcttgataataatttaaaatcttcattaattattactgaAACATTAATGTCGTCAGTTTGTGTTACAGAAGCATCATTCAATTTAGAGATACTTctacttcctttcttcttagattttttttcagttcTTTTAGTAGTACCACCAGAATTTGCTCTTCTTCTAAGATTTGgacttttttcattataagaACTACTCATAGTATCtgctttatttaatttactatCTGACTGACTTTTTTCCAATGGAATTGCAATCAAAGAATTATCATTGCTACTTGTAGTAGCATTATTTTGAGAAGAATCCAATTTCGCGTCTATTTCACGCTTGTCCGTTTGTGTTGTCACTACTGTTGGTTGTACTTTGGATAGAATTTTTGCACATAATTCCAGACTTTTTGAGATTTCCATACAAGAAAGCAGATCAATATGGCACAACAATTtactaataatattgtaaaacaaAGTAGGTAAATGATCAGAAGGAGTATCTATAAATGTGTCCAATGATACAGTATCTAATAGAAATTCTGTTAATATGCATATTTCAATCAAATTTGGCATTCCACAACCAATAGATTTAACAGTCATCTCTTTGATTTCACACTGAGTTTTAATCCTAGCTTGACAAgctttttcaaacaaaaaacCACAATGTATCCAAACATAAGATGGTTCTaatgttgaaaataataaatttgctGATTTGACCACTTCATTGGTTTTTGGTATTTTACTTGACTGTCCACAAGCAATATAAAAAGTtctataaattcaaatataataaattaatcaaatttagtatacttaatattatttttaaatagttaCATAATAAACGTGCATTTTTTAcctaaaaatttcaaacaaaatatCATCTAGGATTATTGGTCCAATATCTGATTTATCCAATAATGAAACCAATATTCTATATGGTTTTAAATCTTGAGGATTTTCTTCACaactatttttcaataatgatttaatagcttcaattaaaatttcttttgcatACGTATCAAAATAAGTAGCTGTATCTTCTAAAACTTCATTGGTCGTTGAAAGAGCTTTCGTTTTTAAGATTGATGTATTTACTTCAGTTCCCAAAAGCCATGCAAATAGACGCCTAAcaaaattacataatatattttcaatattaaaaaatatattatttatttttttatttatttacaaatatttacctATTCAAGCTCATGTCTCTTCTTAATATTGTAGTAAGAGCAgctgtaattaataataccatatccttatataacaataaactATTGTGTACAGGAAAACCAACCAATAATAAGTCCAAAGCACTTCTTTGTACTAGAACTGAGTTATCCTGTACTCCAGCGCATAGCGCAGTAATCTTAATTAGAACAAAagttaatattgtatataatatacaaatatatattgtaagttttatgttttataaatttgtaattcttgaacttttaaatatttaccatAATATCACTGTCAGTACCCATAATAAACTTCTGCTCTTCCAtaggtatttttttattcaaatgtGACAGTACAAAAGATATAGCAGGTAATCGTATTCCAGAGTTTGAAGCTAAACAATCCCATAAGCATGCATAAAAATGCTCTGCACCTACTCCCTCACATACTTTCTCTAACAGAGAGTTAGTcctaatgaaaaattatttttcttaatattatagaaCAACTACatgatttagaaatatttttcttaataaagaaTACATATTCACAAActatgaattttaatattgatagattttaattttacctaTCAAAATGATCAGAACCATCTTCTAAACCAGGAAGTACACCACTTAGAAATCCACTCAATCCTGGTCGTAGTCTTTCCCCAAGGGGTACAAAATGAGTTTCATATACTGTCAATAAAGATGGTCTTACATTCATAGCAGCATGGCCCAATAATGGGAAAAGACCttagagaataaataataattcctaTTTTAGAGCCGTTCAAGATATACTATCCAATACACAtgttaaaattgaattacctgcactatatataaaaagttcatGGCTGAGCCTATTTGTACCCATACATTTAAAAATGGTATCATAAGTTTCCAAAGCTTTTAAATGAACACCAGAAGGTAAAGCAGGATGCATACATTGTGCTAatctctttgatatttttattctccttgGAATTACTGGAAACTTCATATGATTCAACaatactttatttaatttgccAAGTGCAGAAATAAGATCTGCCCATTCGCTAGTATATTCAAAGTTTTTTAAAGCCTTGTCTACAGCAGAGACATAGCTGTatagataaaatttgtataattaccagctattattattttctttataaatacttttattacttttgcataataattttcattttttaccaatataattaaacaatataaaatcctttttataaatacttacaCACGATATTTAGAATCTTTCATAAGTTCACATTCTTCCATAGTAATAGAACCCATGATTATTGATTGTGTATCAatctgtttaaataaaatgttttctagctgttaattataattaaaatctatttacattatcaattatttgatACATTGATGGTAACTTTGACAgctcttttatattataagagaATCTTATTATATGGCACGTGTTACAAGTAGATAAAAACATGTTCCATTATCtgcaattaaaaatgaaatatactttaaacaatataaattttatatattccatgatacataaaaattatcaatattacaaatctcataaagaaataaattttgttttttttttttcctatccatatacatacatatacaataataaaatgataaattctgATAACTAAAGCAATTAagtag
The Vespula pensylvanica isolate Volc-1 chromosome 4, ASM1446617v1, whole genome shotgun sequence DNA segment above includes these coding regions:
- the LOC122628269 gene encoding protein dopey-1 homolog isoform X5 — its product is MGSITMEECELMKDSKYRVYVSAVDKALKNFEYTSEWADLISALGKLNKVLLNHMKFPVIPRRIKISKRLAQCMHPALPSGVHLKALETYDTIFKCMGTNRLSHELFIYSAGLFPLLGHAAMNVRPSLLTVYETHFVPLGERLRPGLSGFLSGVLPGLEDGSDHFDRTNSLLEKVCEGVGAEHFYACLWDCLASNSGIRLPAISFVLSHLNKKIPMEEQKFIMGTDSDIMITALCAGVQDNSVLVQRSALDLLLVGFPVHNSLLLYKDMVLLITAALTTILRRDMSLNRRLFAWLLGTEVNTSILKTKALSTTNEVLEDTATYFDTYAKEILIEAIKSLLKNSCEENPQDLKPYRILVSLLDKSDIGPIILDDILFEIFRTFYIACGQSSKIPKTNEVVKSANLLFSTLEPSYVWIHCGFLFEKACQARIKTQCEIKEMTVKSIGCGMPNLIEICILTEFLLDTVSLDTFIDTPSDHLPTLFYNIISKLLCHIDLLSCMEISKSLELCAKILSKVQPTVVTTQTDKREIDAKLDSSQNNATTSSNDNSLIAIPLEKSQSDSKLNKADTMSSSYNEKSPNLRRRANSGGTTKRTEKKSKKKGSRSISKLNDASVTQTDDINVSVIINEDFKLLSRNKSMENIQTDSEETEKNASEEKSTILKHNSVYNYMDSINSLIRETSSAFQAQHSMLEKCLRQYKIFYVKLISNRVLAKEKTVQNMFDSLLISCPRESFNERMHYLELLLNSRLNLEDSGFFSQDVSVVEDIKCFDVLHSYTDTIAQSEWEESVKIASTLLVELSTFPKYFLSGDGLLLEDEPKGAIVLPDWLKVLIVCACWLGKQPTLQLTSIATLLDLIALLKAHSDIEIYPKSGEGVTTVVMIPLLKQWHITYLIQYTNVFQVLANSLWHHLGELPAHKYRMRCVELMHELHHALHDSCDAVEDVIGSALASDNMEKKIEAFNRFATLWHLGREIETNPRLRGCLRAFDQSLLKMLDNLQLSDNSPLKLLAQSWLLHSLMRGDISRILDPLLTMLLDPSTCRMSVLHVSIQHSNTVLTKNDPVEEKSEIQDDTEGAAKIYAISSVDGNVIYHVSDSMNEDKKSKKEKKKKKSINPVKVKRIFAVTTLATGDNCNHYVTERNQFMKELEVPPSISGNRKISVFVNPLSINCNENSNDSLTEDDSFSSMKKSNLTTEILKNATRFRKIDFDKGSTASLDESLFESANSSLKGKDKNTLKKMNGDIGSSLDSITNSFDSSSPEINNKQNKTKKEHIMISGGSREVAGTILKGKYQSTNEFTTGYDVHDVGSFETSAEVPSWTMDGEEGDIDLSTTAEEYFSNSSTTSIVEEILNEVLDRVMQICDVETSKNADDVMQHNVKANRNSGVGVHNLHSHMLLYCGVYDSTRTLYALRTLRNELITNTRMFLCCAATTGVANATKNTTLLNLLARHRKSVFGRNFHGDIAYTEFIAAYRSSMYLEVLISVCLYFARSYYPNLGQMRLTQEEISGNRQVQLASAELLTLIFSELIHIVRDSGKGFSCYIVDLLAKCKVQKVALHCLVSSVMSMKNANKENEEIFTFTEEIISFNDPIIENEINKCKYRASDHTEAFQIQLLRLLLSLIMLEHQCSIQKGEEIGVMTSSIPSTPTRSVSNLTANSLKYVPGIPIPQQSMFLNSILSALQLEHMRHLHQHWTTLVTSSLPFMGSSLTSIVTSVIHQLCYNIEHLASYYISEEATLLSKLQDISTVECCLPADYTVTHLEALTFLLHYCLLDTSQQIGFSFNQPLSGTVQTGVPGANPGQIFSNLIHVFMPSPLSSELTSKEKNGANELHQHARRTALSHLPRIIASLSTLWQAVLATKDNEQATCVVGSPRIVKHQLLELLSPISFHHGVNFLAAVAVAWHERRQSTASSKKVLPEACPNQQVMVHLVSAIRVIPIDTLVQTVHQVVKTPPPIHGVKQDFSLEVSVLELLYVYMQSNASQSLIESWASLLGLLKDGLSLTAPAQFLLLAILNEYVQKCPPMQEKKDIRDLQDVSAKLIESCSQIAGACLEQTTWLRRNLAVREDVFEVVEGSSEGKEGKNGAVTPGTPPNVAYSVQAQAVLAEILAPLLDVSYGSQEKERVVTLLTNLMYNVTPYLKNHTMKNIASFTACSQLLSSLSGYQYTRKAWRKDVLDLLLDPAFFQMTPACLPYWRTIIDNLMTHDNTTFRDLMNRVSMAQSSGISIFSTREQEYEQKAQLLKRLAFVILCSEMDQYHKYMPEIQERLADSLRLPQVIPSIQAQVFLCFRVLLLRMSPQHATSLWPVIVSELVQVFLYIEHELNTDSEEFSSLFPSGLYIRS
- the LOC122628269 gene encoding protein dopey-1 homolog isoform X6, with protein sequence MGSITMEECELMKDSKYRVYVSAVDKALKNFEYTSEWADLISALGKLNKVLLNHMKFPVIPRRIKISKRLAQCMHPALPSGVHLKALETYDTIFKCMGTNRLSHELFIYSAGLFPLLGHAAMNVRPSLLTVYETHFVPLGERLRPGLSGFLSGVLPGLEDGSDHFDRTNSLLEKVCEGVGAEHFYACLWDCLASNSGIRLPAISFVLSHLNKKIPMEEQKFIMGTDSDIMITALCAGVQDNSVLVQRSALDLLLVGFPVHNSLLLYKDMVLLITAALTTILRRDMSLNRRLFAWLLGTEVNTSILKTKALSTTNEVLEDTATYFDTYAKEILIEAIKSLLKNSCEENPQDLKPYRILVSLLDKSDIGPIILDDILFEIFRTFYIACGQSSKIPKTNEVVKSANLLFSTLEPSYVWIHCGFLFEKACQARIKTQCEIKEMTVKSIGCGMPNLIEICILTEFLLDTVSLDTFIDTPSDHLPTLFYNIISKLLCHIDLLSCMEISKSLELCAKILSKVQPTVVTTQTDKREIDAKLDSSQNNATTSSNDNSLIAIPLEKSQSDSKLNKADTMSSSYNEKSPNLRRRANSGGTTKRTEKKSKKKGSRSISKLNDASVTQTDDINVSVIINEDFKLLSRNKSMENIQTDSEETEKNASEEKSTILKHNSVYNYMDSINSLIRETSSAFQAQHSMLEKCLRQYKIFYVKLISNRVLAKEKTVQNMFDSLLISCPRESFNERMHYLELLLNSRLNLEDSGFFSQDVSVVEDIKCFDVLHSYTDTIAQSEWEESVKIASTLLVELSTFPKYFLSGDGLLLEDEPKGAIVLPDWLKVLIVCACWLGKQPTLQLTSIATLLDLIALLKAHSDIEIYPKSGEGVTTVVMIPLLKQWHITYLIQYTNVFQVLANSLWHHLGELPAHKYRMRCVELMHELHHALHDSCDAVEDVIGSALASDNMEKKIEAFNRFATLWHLGREIETNPRLRGCLRAFDQSLLKMLDNLQLSDNSPLKLLAQSWLLHSLMRGDISRILDPLLTMLLDPSTCRMSVLHVSIQHSNTVLTKNDPVEEKSEIQDDTEGAAKIYAISSVDGNVIYHVSDSMNEDKKSKKEKKKKKSINPVKVKRIFAVTTLATGDNCNHYVTERNQFMKELEVPPSISGNRKISVFVNPLSINCNENSNDSLTEDDSFSSMKKSNLTTEILKNATRFRKIDFDKGSTASLDESLFESANSSLKGKDKNTLKKMNGDIGSSLDSITNSFDSSSPEINNKQNKTKKEHIMISGGSREVAGTILKGKYQSTNEFTTGYDVHDVGSFETSAEVPSWTMDGEEGDIDLSTTAEEYFSNSSTTSIVEEILNEVLDRVMQICDVETSKNADDVMQHNVKANRNSGVGVHNLHSHMLLYCGVYDSTRTLYALRTLRNELITNTRMFLCCAATTGVANATKNTTLLNLLARHRKSVFGRNFHGDIAYTEFIAAYRSSMYLEVLISVCLYFARSYYPNLGQMRLTQEEISGNRQVQLASAELLTLIFSELIHIVRDSGKGFSCYIVDLLAKCKVQKVALHCLVSSVMSMKNANKENEEIFTFTEEIISFNDPIIENEINKCKYRASDHTEAFQIQLLRLLLSLIMLEHQCSIQKGEEIGVMTSSIPSTPTRSVSNLTANSLKYVPGIPIPQQSMFLNSILSALQLEHMRHLHQHWTTLVTSSLPFMGSSLTSIVTSVIHQLCYNIEHLASYYISEEATLLSKLQDISTVECCLPADYTVTHLEALTFLLHYCLLDTSQQIGFSFNQPLSGTVQTGVPGANPGQIFSNLIHVFMPSPLSSELTSKEKNGANELHQHARRTALSHLPRIIASLSTLWQAVLATKDNEQATCVVGSPRIVKHQLLELLSPISFHHGVNFLAAVAVAWHERRQSTASSKKVLPEACPNQQVMVHLVSAIRVIPIDTLVQTVHQVVKTPPPIHGVKQDFSLEVSVLELLYVYMQSNASQSLIESWASLLGLLKDGLSLTAPAQFLLLAILNEYVQKCPPMQEKKDIRDLQDVSAKLIESCSQIAGACLEQTTWLRRNLAVREDVFEVVEGSSEGKEGKNGAVTPGTPPNVAYSVQAQAVLAEILAPLLDVSYGSQEKERVVTLLTNLMYNVTPYLKNHTMKNIASFTACSQLLSSLSGYQYTRKAWRKDVLDLLLDPAFFQMTPACLPYWRTIIDNLMTHDNTTFRDLMNRVSMAQSSGISIFSTREQEYEQKAQLLKRLAFVILCSEMDQYHKYMPEIQERLADSLRLPQVIPSIQAQVFLCFRVLLLRMSPQHATSLWPVIVSELVQVFLYIEHELNTDSEEFRS
- the LOC122628269 gene encoding protein dopey-1 homolog isoform X4, with protein sequence MGSITMEECELMKDSKYRVYVSAVDKALKNFEYTSEWADLISALGKLNKVLLNHMKFPVIPRRIKISKRLAQCMHPALPSGVHLKALETYDTIFKCMGTNRLSHELFIYSAGLFPLLGHAAMNVRPSLLTVYETHFVPLGERLRPGLSGFLSGVLPGLEDGSDHFDRTNSLLEKVCEGVGAEHFYACLWDCLASNSGIRLPAISFVLSHLNKKIPMEEQKFIMGTDSDIMITALCAGVQDNSVLVQRSALDLLLVGFPVHNSLLLYKDMVLLITAALTTILRRDMSLNRRLFAWLLGTEVNTSILKTKALSTTNEVLEDTATYFDTYAKEILIEAIKSLLKNSCEENPQDLKPYRILVSLLDKSDIGPIILDDILFEIFRTFYIACGQSSKIPKTNEVVKSANLLFSTLEPSYVWIHCGFLFEKACQARIKTQCEIKEMTVKSIGCGMPNLIEICILTEFLLDTVSLDTFIDTPSDHLPTLFYNIISKLLCHIDLLSCMEISKSLELCAKILSKVQPTVVTTQTDKREIDAKLDSSQNNATTSSNDNSLIAIPLEKSQSDSKLNKADTMSSSYNEKSPNLRRRANSGGTTKRTEKKSKKKGSRSISKLNDASVTQTDDINVSVIINEDFKLLSRNKSMENIQTDSEETEKNASEEKSTILKHNSVYNYMDSINSLIRETSSAFQAQHSMLEKCLRQYKIFYVKLISNRVLAKEKTVQNMFDSLLISCPRESFNERMHYLELLLNSRLNLEDSGFFSQDVSVVEDIKCFDVLHSYTDTIAQSEWEESVKIASTLLVELSTFPKYFLSGDGLLLEDEPKGAIVLPDWLKVLIVCACWLGKQPTLQLTSIATLLDLIALLKAHSDIEIYPKSGEGVTTVVMIPLLKQWHITYLIQYTNVFQVLANSLWHHLGELPAHKYRMRCVELMHELHHALHDSCDAVEDVIGSALASDNMEKKIEAFNRFATLWHLGREIETNPRLRGCLRAFDQSLLKMLDNLQLSDNSPLKLLAQSWLLHSLMRGDISRILDPLLTMLLDPSTCRMSVLHVSIQHSNTVLTKNDPVEEKSEIQDDTEGAAKIYAISSVDGNVIYHVSDSMNEDKKSKKEKKKKKSINPVKVKRIFAVTTLATGDNCNHYVTERNQFMKELEVPPSISGNRKISVFVNPLSINCNENSNDSLTEDDSFSSMKKSNLTTEILKNATRFRKIDFDKGSTASLDESLFESANSSLKGKDKNTLKKMNGDIGSSLDSITNSFDSSSPEINNKQNKTKKEHIMISGGSREVAGTILKGKYQSTNEFTTGYDVHDVGSFETSAEVPSWTMDGEEGDIDLSTTAEEYFSNSSTTSIVEEILNEVLDRVMQICDVETSKNADDVMQHNVKANRNSGVGVHNLHSHMLLYCGVYDSTRTLYALRTLRNELITNTRMFLCCAATTGVANATKNTTLLNLLARHRKSVFGRNFHGDIAYTEFIAAYRSSMYLEVLISVCLYFARSYYPNLGQMRLTQEEISGNRQVQLASAELLTLIFSELIHIVRDSGKGFSCYIVDLLAKCKVQKVALHCLVSSVMSMKNANKENEEIFTFTEEIISFNDPIIENEINKCKYRASDHTEAFQIQLLRLLLSLIMLEHQCSIQKGEEIGVMTSSIPSTPTRSVSNLTANSLKYVPGIPIPQQSMFLNSILSALQLEHMRHLHQHWTTLVTSSLPFMGSSLTSIVTSVIHQLCYNIEHLASYYISEEATLLSKLQDISTVECCLPADYTVTHLEALTFLLHYCLLDTSQQIGFSFNQPLSGTVQTGVPGANPGQIFSNLIHVFMPSPLSSELTSKEKNGANELHQHARRTALSHLPRIIASLSTLWQAVLATKDNEQATCVVGSPRIVKHQLLELLSPISFHHGVNFLAAVAVAWHERRQSTASSKKVLPEACPNQQVMVHLVSAIRVIPIDTLVQTVHQVVKTPPPIHGVKQDFSLEVSVLELLYVYMQSNASQSLIESWASLLGLLKDGLSLTAPAQFLLLAILNEYVQKCPPMQEKKDIRDLQDVSAKLIESCSQIAGACLEQTTWLRRNLAVREDVFEVVEGSSEGKEGKNGAVTPGTPPNVAYSVQAQAVLAEILAPLLDVSYGSQEKERVVTLLTNLMYNVTPYLKNHTMKNIASFTACSQLLSSLSGYQYTRKAWRKDVLDLLLDPAFFQMTPACLPYWRTIIDNLMTHDNTTFRDLMNRVSMAQSSGISIFSTREQEYEQKAQLLKRLAFVILCSEMDQYHKYMPEIQERLADSLRLPQVIPSIQAQVFLCFRVLLLRMSPQHATSLWPVIVSELVQVFLYIEHELNTDSEEFSNGLQAHGHPHWLQLQLAAAKLLDLVLLLPAHRLPQFQMYRWAFVGDAAVGCSNNNNLSSDFVPHITRIAKLMDNKYKQGPPVPQITPGELILTSNSIRSLQDLHHFFTRLSRKSNNVCAPINNTQLESVIEQDFLEKMPAVPAR